TTCCGGCAAAAAGGAGAAGGTGAGTGTCCAGCCGAACGCGTTCTTATTCACTACATAAAGAATAATGGGAGACATTATGAGAGAAGAGATGATCCCGAAGAATGCTCCGAATCCGGTCAGATAAACAGACTCGGTTTTCAGAATAATCCCAAGCTGGTCCTGGGAGGCGCCTAAATATTTGAGAAGTCCCAAGATCCTGCGCTTATCGTATAATGTGTGAACCAGAGAAGAAAGTAGAGAAATAACGGAGATCAGAATTGCAGTTGCTTTGAGAGAATCTAAAACTCTGAATACTTTATTGATCTCATACAGATAAATTTCCCTAAGTTGAGCGGAATCGAGTAGGATCAAGTCTTTGTATTCAGGATCGGACTTCAGAAAATCCATAATTTTCTTTTTAGAATATTCTATTCCGGAAACATCTGAGTATTCTTTTTTTAAGAAAAGTTTAATAGAGTTCAAAGTTTTAAATTCGAAATTTTTTTCATAGGAACGTACATCCATCATCACTGTTCCCTTTTCGGAGAAAAAATGTTCTTTGATTCCTTTGATATGAAAATTCTTTTTGCCGAAAGGAGTTTGAGCGACCAGAATATCTCCCACTTTCAGCTTTTTCAGATGGGCCATATTGGAAGAAATTAAAACATCCGTTTCTTCTTTGACTTCATTTTCTATTCTTTCCGGTTTGTCCCGATATACTGAAAAATCATACGCGTGAATGATAAAATTTCCTTTATCGGTATCGAAGGAAGTATTCACTAAAAATCCGTCCAGATAAGAACTTAGGCCCAATTCTCTGATCTTTTCAGGAAGATCTTTAGGAACTCCACCGTGGATCCCGGAATGGAAAAATCGATCATTGATGATCGTAAAATCGGAAGGATATTCCGAATCCACCCAGTCGTTCAGGGATTTTTTGTAACTATCGGTAAGAATTGTCAAACATAGGACGAGTGAAACCGCAAGCATCACGGTTGCCGCAGTTAAAGTATTCCTTCCCGGATTTTCTTTTAATTCTTCCAAACCAATTCTGAAAAAAGGAAAACTTTTATCACTTCTATCCAGGATTTTAGAAACACCGGAACTGAATAAGGAAAGTAAATATGGAAAAGCGAATGTGATCCCGATTGTCACACCACCCACACCCAATAGACCGGGAAGAGGAAGTTTCCAAGGAGAGGGAAGATTAGAAATTCCTAAAGAAGCAAAAAATATGATCCCACCATAGATCGCAAGTCTTGAGTTCGGGATTTTTCTTTTTTCTTTTTCGGAATCTCTAAGTATAGAAAGGGGCGGGACCTTTCCCGCACGTATCGCAGGATATACCGAAGAAATGACTGAACCCAAGATCCCAAGTCCCGCAGCCAGACCTAAATCAGAAAGAGAAATGGAACTATAGGTAGATAATAAGTTTTTATCCACAAGGCCCGATTCGGGACGGAAAAAATCTAAACCGGAAAAGAATATACCGAATACAATCCCTAAAACGGTTCCTATACTTCCTAGCAGAACTGATTGGCTTAAAAAAAGAAAAATAGAAGATTTTACATCTAATCCTAATGTTCTTAAAATCCCCAGTTCTCTTTCTCTACTCAAATACAAACCTGTCATAGTATTAGAAACCATGAAGAATGCGATCAATAAGGATATAAAAGAAATGATCAGAAGATTTAACTGAAAAGAACGAAGTGCATTTGCGGACTTTTCTTGTATCTCTTCAGAAGTTTCTATTTTGGCATTTGATCCTAAAATCCTTTGTAAACTTTCCTTTGTTTGAGAAAGGTCCGATCCGGAAGATTTTAGAAGAAGATAGTCCGCTCCGTTTATACTATCTAACTTTTCTTGGATCAAAGAAATATCTTCAATGATCAGAAAACCACCTTCCATATCTACCGAGATATAATCCTTAAACTCCCAGTTTTTTCCATTGAGCAAAAGGGAGAAAGGCCGGCCTTTGAATTTTTCAGCCAGTGATTTGGATACATACGTTTTTTCTAATGGACCGGAAGATTCTGAACCTGTGTCTTCCTTCAAAGGGATTCCCAAATATTCTTTGGTCAAATCCATCCCCATATACAAAACTCTTAGATTATCAGAGGAAATTCCTTCCTGTTGTATTCTGGGTCTGACTGCAGAAATATTTCTTAGATCTGGATGAGACTGTATTTTAGAAAGGATCTCCCATTCTAAACTTTGTCCTGGCCTACTCGGAGAAATTTTTAGATTAAAATCCCCCTTTAAATATCCCATGGAAAAATCTATTAGAGACCTTTCCGCCTTGTTTGCATTACTTGTAGTGGATAAAAAAAGGCCCACACCCAAGGAAATTCCTAAAAGTGCGAATATGAATCTGGGAAGATGAGTTTTAAAATATTCGTATAGGAATAGGAAGTATAAATTCATGCTAGACCTAAAGCAGGATTTTGTTCCGGTAAGATGAGCCCATCCTTCATCTTAAGTCGGACTTTTCCTTTTTCTCCGATCTCTCTATCATGAGTTACTATGAATAAGGAAAACTTTTCCTTCTCTTGTAGTTCTAAAAGAAGTTCTAAAATTTTATGAGCGTGGTATGTATCTAAATTTCCTGTAGGTTCATCCGCCAAAACGATACTTGGACGTTTTGCAAGCGCTCTTGCGATCGCAACTCTCTGTTGTTCTCCACCGGAAAGTTCATCCGGTTTATGTTTGAATCTGTGAGTGAGATCAACCTTCTCTAATGCTTCTTTAGCAATCTCTCTTGCCTTTGATTTTCCCAAACCTGAAATATAAAGAGGCAAGGCCACGTTTTCTAAAGCGCTTAAATAAGGAAGAAGATGAAAGAATTGAAAGATGATCCCAGTTTCGTTCCTACGATATTCAGTGAGTTCTTGTTCAGTAAAATTGCTTAGGTTCTTACCGCCGATCCAAACTTCTCCCGAATCCGCTTGGTCAATCCCGGAGAGAATATTCAAAAATGTGGATTTGCCCGAACCGGAAGGACCCATCAAGGTTAGAAAAGTATCTGCAACCTCTAGGTTGATCCCTTTTAGGACTGGAACGTTTTGTTTTCCATTTATATAGGACTTGGTTAGATTTCGGATTAAGATCTTGTTTGTCGGATTCGACATGATCCTATTTTGCATTCTCTAGGAGGGGACGCAAGGAAAAGAAGGGTGTAAGAGATGCAAAGCCACGGAGAGGGAAGTGTGGGTTTGTTAAAAAATATAATAGTTATATAGATTTAAAATAAGTTTGGAGACAAAGTAGTCTCCGGAGAACCCCTCTGCGTCTCCGCGACTCTGCATGACCAAATCTTTGAGTCTTTTTAAACTCTGCGACTTACCTAGTAATCCTAGCGAATTCAATTCCTTGGTAATAATGACGGATGATTTCTGCGTAGGTAAAATTCTGCTTCGCCATACCGAAACTTCCCCATTGGCTTAAGCCCACTCCGTGGCCCGCGCCCATACCCTTGATCAAAAATCCTTCACTTTCTCTTTTGATACCGAAACGAAGGGATTTTACGGAAGTTCCAAGTAAACTGCGGAATTCTTTTCCTTTAATTTTAGAAGTTCCTTGTTTACCAATTACTTCTAAAAGATCCACTCTACCGGAAGGAGTTCTGGAAAGAACTTGGACGGATTGGATAGAACCTACACCTAAAGAAGAAAGAGTTTGGTCCATTTTATCTTGGTTTAAAATTTCCTTCCAAACGAAATTATCACCGGCTTCATCGAATCTGGAGGCGACGGATTCTAAGTAAGGAAGTCTTTTTCCACCCCAAACTTGGTCCGGAGTTTCCGTTCTTCCTCCACTATTGGAATGAAAGAACATATGGATAGGATCATCTTCATAAACTGCAAGAACACCTTCCGTATCACGAACTGCTTGTGTGGTTCTTGGATTTTCTTTCGCCATACCGGAGTAAGCTTGTGAATTTACAGTGGATTCCACATCGTAAGCGGTATCTTTTTTATTTAAGATCTCTCTGATTGCGTAAGTTCTGGAACAGATCGCTTGCGCTTTTAAAGCTTCGGTTGGCCAGCCGGCAGGAACTTCAGAAGGAACAACAGAATACAAATATTCTTCTAACGAAACTCTGTTGATGAGTAGAACGTTTCCATTCTTATCAGGCTGGAGTAAAATTTCTCCCCTGAACTTTCTTCCTTTATATTCTAAACCGGGATTGTCCGCTACGAAACGGATTGGAGCTTTCAATTTTTTAGCATCCAAAGAAATCATATCATATGCACGTTTGATCAGAAGATCATTCACATCATATACGAAAATTACTCCATCCGCTTTGATCATCAGATCGGATTCGGCCTTTCCTAAGAAAACTCTGATCTTTTCGGAAGTTTTGAGAGCATTCGGAGCATTCCAAGGACGGATGATGACGGTATTACAGCCCCAAACCGCCAAAATTAAGAATGATAGAATGATAATAGAAAGTCGTTTCATGGGCACCTGTCGGTTTCGTATACCTTTGGTACTTACTATCGAAAAAAAATCGGATTCCCTTCAGCGATTTTTAGGGGAGAAGATGGATACTGCTTCCAAATGAGGAGTCTGTGGGAATGGATCGCAGAGTAGGAACTCCTCCATTTGGTAGGATTCTTCTAAAATGCGGGCGTCTCTTAAGAGATTTTCAGGATTACAGGAAATATAGATCAGCTGAGAAACAGGGTTAGAATTTAAGAAGGCGCATAATTCGGGAGAAAGACCGCTTCTGGGAGGATCTGCTATCACCACGGAATCCTTCCAAGGAAGATTCGCGGAGTTCATTTTCTCCAGGCCTTTTTTGTGGAATAGGTCAAATGCAAGAAATTCTATCTTTTTGTCCGGAAATACTTCCTGAAGGAACTCCTCGCCTGCTGATACGGAAGAAGATACAATATCGATCCCCAGGATACGAGAGAATTTTTCTCCGAATAGAATGGAGAAAAATCCACTTCCGCAGAAAAGGTCCGCAAGATTTTCCGCGGGTTTGATCTTAGATTTAATAAATTCTAAAATTTTAATGAACTCTCTAGGGTTCGGTTGGAAGAACCCATCAAAAGGGATTTTGAATTTTTTACCCCAAATCTCCTCTATTAGATAAACATTTCCTCTGATAGCAATCGCTTCTCCCGAGGCGGAAATTTCCCCTTTTTTGCGGTTAAAACAGAAGACTATATTTTTAGCGCCCAAAATCTCTTTCGCTTTTTCAGCCACCTGATTCATAAGATCTTCATTCTTGAAATCTTCCGTGAATGTTAGGATACTCATTGAGTCATCATTGAAAACAGATTTGCGAAGAGTGAAATATTTAAGATAACCTGTTTCTTTTTTGCGATCGTATTCTAATTCAGGAAAACATTCCAAAAGTTTTTGGAATAATGGCATTTCAGAATTTGCCCAGTCCGATTGGATAGAACAGTTCCCTATTGGAACAATCCTTCTGAAATTTCCCGACATTCTTAATCCGACGACTCGCCCGGGAAAAACCGCAAAGTCCATACGGTTTCGATAAGAGTAAGAAGACTCAGCAGGAGATGTACCTTTATTAATCGGATTGAAATTTTCTAATCCTTTTAAGATCGGTTCGGATGTTAATTTAAATTGGTCAGGGTAGGGCAGATGTTGACCGGAACAACCGCCACATTCTCCAAAACTAGGGCATTGAGGAGAAGAAGTTCTTTTTTCTAAATGAGTAGGATTCCATTTATAGAAAACTTTTCTTTTCCCGAATTTGTATACTTCGTATACGTCTCCCGGAAGAGAATAAGGGATTTCTATTTTTCTTTTTCCTAATGTACCTTCTCCTCTTAGATTGGGTAGAAGGTTTTCAATTTCTAAAACTCCGAAAGGTTCCTGATCAAACATGAATTAAGGACGAATGTCTATATTCTCCAAGCCTTGGTTGGTAAATATCTCTTCGTATTTGCTGATATAAGGAGCTTCTTTTTCGATCCTTTCTTCGATTGCCATAGAAGCCACACCGGTTTCTCCATACTCTTGGAGAAAATCTCTTCTTGCCATTCTATGGATCAGTTCATCCCAGAATAATTCATTATCGTAATCCGAGATGATATCGAATATATCGGTTTGGTCTTCGAATTTGCGAGTGGGGAAGTAGACATTATCCGCTGCATCGTAGTCCACGAATTCCTGCTTCCCAAAATCTTTTGCAAAGGAAAGTATGTATTGCTCGAGTTCTGCGTAGGAATTTAATTCCTCGTCACCTTCATTAAAAGCATTGATCATCCAACTGGAGATCGCGGTGGATTTTAGTAAGGTTTCGTACTGCTCGGGTGTGAACTCAATTTTCATGAAAAATCCTCGAATTAAGGTCAATTTTAACCGGAGAGCCCAAGGAGCTACCAGATTTTTTCAAGGTATCATCCACTTTAGAACCTTCTTACTTTCGATTTGTCTGGTTTCAGGCTTAACTTTTTGCGCAAGCACTCAAAGGTTCGACCAACTTAAAAAAGTACAAGAAGACAAAGCCCTCTTATATGTGCTTAGACCACAGAGACAGGCGCAGTCTTTTTTCTCCTTTTCTATAGAATTATATAAATATCCGGGAGCTTTTAAAGAAGGCGGTCGCAGTTTATTCCGAAACTTCGGATTGGATTCGGGAGAATATAAAACCTTGGAATTATCTCCGGGAGTTTATTCGCTGAAATGTAGAGACTTCGAAAAAGTATTTTTTGCAAAAGAAGGTAAGATTACCTTCTTATCAATCGATCTTTATAATACCGGGAACTTCTCCTTGCCTGAACTATTCATCCAAGAATCCAATCAAGAAGACGCGTTAAGATCCTTATTAGAAGGTAAAAGAATGTATTGGATCCCTAAAGAAAACTAAGGAGTCCAATGAGAGATCAGTTCTTCCAGAAATTTTAGGAAATTTTTTGCCCCTTTAGACCTTCCCATTTCCATCCAATCTAAGTGACCTCCACCTTTGATTTCCCAGAAAATTTTAGGATCTTTTGCTTTTTTAAAAAGTTCCATCCCATTCGGATACGAAACGATCTGGTCTTCCGTTCCATGAACTACCAAAAGTTTTACCGGAGAAATTTGATCCGCTACTTCTCCAGGACTTAAATGATCAGAGAAGAAGAGCCCAACTAACTGTCCTATCGGAAAGAAAAACACCCTCTCTGCTACTGTTTTAGCGACATGAGAATAGTATGCGAAAGTACCATCACCTACTACAAGTATAAGCCCTTCCTTGTTTTGCATTTCTCCTACCGACCTTATTGCGAGTGCTCCCCCCATACTTTGTCCGTAAACGATCCAAGGAATTCCAAGTTCTTTCGCTCTATTCTGTTGGAATTTTAGGATTTCTTTAGAATCTTCTAATATAGGTTCCTTCTCCGCTTCTCCTTCGGAATCTCCGTAACCTCTATAATCCCAGATCACTAATTCATAACCTTTTTCAACCAACCAAACAAGGCTGATATAGTGGCTGGACATGTTATCCCCATTTCCATGGAACTGAAGGATGCTCGCTTTAGCTTTTACTTTGGAAGGTTTGAAGATCCAAATCTTGATATTTGTTCCGTCCTTCATTTGGAGAGAAATTTTTTCAGGTTGGAATCCCATTTTTTCAGGAGGGATATACATTTCTCTCGTAGGGTAAAATAACATGGAGGAACAGTTGCCCAAGAGCAAGAAAAGAAGAATGGAAAGAATATATTTAAAATTGATACACATAGGAGAAGCTGGCTTCATTATAATTCCTTTGGGCTTTTGCCTCTAATCTCAATTCATGATTGGCATGGATCGCATAACGAAATCCTAATTGTGCCTTATAATCGTCCGGGATTCCGTAGATCGAAAAAGTATAATAATGTAAAGAGAGCACCGCTTTGAAAGAATCAAAGTTAGCGATCCAATATGCGGCGATCTGAGGAGCTACAACCGCATTCGTATCGTATTTTCCGTTATATCTTACTTTTGCTCCTGCCTGCGCGGAGAATAAAAAACGTTTTGGTCCTTCTGAAAATTGATCCTGAAAACTATAACCTAAGGTTGTTTCTATATTTGCATTTGTGACTCTTTCATATTTTTCAGATTTAGAAATATCATCCAATCTATAAAGTGTATACGATAAATCTTCAGGACGAAGGATTGCCTGCCATTCCAAAAGTTTTCTATCTTCTTGGTTCCCTTTGTTTTTATACACGGAAGAATCGGCTCCAGAATCCACAAAATAAGAAATAGAACGACCCAATGAATTATAAGGAGTTAAAGAAAGAAGTCGGATAAGATGAAATTCTTCCAGATGAAGTTTTTTAGAATCCTGGTAATACCTTGCCTTGAAGGAAAAATAATCCACGGAAGAATTCGGAATATAACCTTGGTCAGTATTCAAAAGATCATGGACTGCGGCCCTATAACCGAAACCTACAAAATTCCCTAAGCTAGACGTTCCAAACTCGTTATATAATGCGGAACTTCCATGGCCTACATGAGGGCTTTGTGTGATGGGGGAATATCCGGAATCCTCATAGTCGGTCGGAAGTTTACTCCTAAACAAAAGTAA
Above is a genomic segment from Leptospira selangorensis containing:
- a CDS encoding ABC transporter permease, which produces MNLYFLFLYEYFKTHLPRFIFALLGISLGVGLFLSTTSNANKAERSLIDFSMGYLKGDFNLKISPSRPGQSLEWEILSKIQSHPDLRNISAVRPRIQQEGISSDNLRVLYMGMDLTKEYLGIPLKEDTGSESSGPLEKTYVSKSLAEKFKGRPFSLLLNGKNWEFKDYISVDMEGGFLIIEDISLIQEKLDSINGADYLLLKSSGSDLSQTKESLQRILGSNAKIETSEEIQEKSANALRSFQLNLLIISFISLLIAFFMVSNTMTGLYLSRERELGILRTLGLDVKSSIFLFLSQSVLLGSIGTVLGIVFGIFFSGLDFFRPESGLVDKNLLSTYSSISLSDLGLAAGLGILGSVISSVYPAIRAGKVPPLSILRDSEKEKRKIPNSRLAIYGGIIFFASLGISNLPSPWKLPLPGLLGVGGVTIGITFAFPYLLSLFSSGVSKILDRSDKSFPFFRIGLEELKENPGRNTLTAATVMLAVSLVLCLTILTDSYKKSLNDWVDSEYPSDFTIINDRFFHSGIHGGVPKDLPEKIRELGLSSYLDGFLVNTSFDTDKGNFIIHAYDFSVYRDKPERIENEVKEETDVLISSNMAHLKKLKVGDILVAQTPFGKKNFHIKGIKEHFFSEKGTVMMDVRSYEKNFEFKTLNSIKLFLKKEYSDVSGIEYSKKKIMDFLKSDPEYKDLILLDSAQLREIYLYEINKVFRVLDSLKATAILISVISLLSSLVHTLYDKRRILGLLKYLGASQDQLGIILKTESVYLTGFGAFFGIISSLIMSPIILYVVNKNAFGWTLTFSFLPETPILILIFAPILGWISAVYPLRLLRKMSFQLSPE
- a CDS encoding ABC transporter ATP-binding protein; the encoded protein is MSNPTNKILIRNLTKSYINGKQNVPVLKGINLEVADTFLTLMGPSGSGKSTFLNILSGIDQADSGEVWIGGKNLSNFTEQELTEYRRNETGIIFQFFHLLPYLSALENVALPLYISGLGKSKAREIAKEALEKVDLTHRFKHKPDELSGGEQQRVAIARALAKRPSIVLADEPTGNLDTYHAHKILELLLELQEKEKFSLFIVTHDREIGEKGKVRLKMKDGLILPEQNPALGLA
- a CDS encoding SpoIID/LytB domain-containing protein, with the translated sequence MKRLSIIILSFLILAVWGCNTVIIRPWNAPNALKTSEKIRVFLGKAESDLMIKADGVIFVYDVNDLLIKRAYDMISLDAKKLKAPIRFVADNPGLEYKGRKFRGEILLQPDKNGNVLLINRVSLEEYLYSVVPSEVPAGWPTEALKAQAICSRTYAIREILNKKDTAYDVESTVNSQAYSGMAKENPRTTQAVRDTEGVLAVYEDDPIHMFFHSNSGGRTETPDQVWGGKRLPYLESVASRFDEAGDNFVWKEILNQDKMDQTLSSLGVGSIQSVQVLSRTPSGRVDLLEVIGKQGTSKIKGKEFRSLLGTSVKSLRFGIKRESEGFLIKGMGAGHGVGLSQWGSFGMAKQNFTYAEIIRHYYQGIEFARITR
- a CDS encoding class I SAM-dependent RNA methyltransferase → MFDQEPFGVLEIENLLPNLRGEGTLGKRKIEIPYSLPGDVYEVYKFGKRKVFYKWNPTHLEKRTSSPQCPSFGECGGCSGQHLPYPDQFKLTSEPILKGLENFNPINKGTSPAESSYSYRNRMDFAVFPGRVVGLRMSGNFRRIVPIGNCSIQSDWANSEMPLFQKLLECFPELEYDRKKETGYLKYFTLRKSVFNDDSMSILTFTEDFKNEDLMNQVAEKAKEILGAKNIVFCFNRKKGEISASGEAIAIRGNVYLIEEIWGKKFKIPFDGFFQPNPREFIKILEFIKSKIKPAENLADLFCGSGFFSILFGEKFSRILGIDIVSSSVSAGEEFLQEVFPDKKIEFLAFDLFHKKGLEKMNSANLPWKDSVVIADPPRSGLSPELCAFLNSNPVSQLIYISCNPENLLRDARILEESYQMEEFLLCDPFPQTPHLEAVSIFSPKNR
- a CDS encoding alpha/beta hydrolase; its protein translation is MKPASPMCINFKYILSILLFLLLGNCSSMLFYPTREMYIPPEKMGFQPEKISLQMKDGTNIKIWIFKPSKVKAKASILQFHGNGDNMSSHYISLVWLVEKGYELVIWDYRGYGDSEGEAEKEPILEDSKEILKFQQNRAKELGIPWIVYGQSMGGALAIRSVGEMQNKEGLILVVGDGTFAYYSHVAKTVAERVFFFPIGQLVGLFFSDHLSPGEVADQISPVKLLVVHGTEDQIVSYPNGMELFKKAKDPKIFWEIKGGGHLDWMEMGRSKGAKNFLKFLEELISHWTP